A part of Salvelinus alpinus chromosome 5, SLU_Salpinus.1, whole genome shotgun sequence genomic DNA contains:
- the LOC139577322 gene encoding E3 SUMO-protein ligase PIAS2-like isoform X2, translating to MNLQQPAPLIPPVHPDIQMKSLPFYDVLDILVKPSSLGASGVQRYNQDKYFIFALTPQQVREVCISRDFLPGGRRDYMVQIQLRFCLSETSCPQEDNYPNSLCIKVNGKLFPLPGYAPPPKNGVEQKRPGRPLNITSLVRLSSAVPNQISITWAPEIGKTYSVLVYLVRQLTSPLLLQRLRMKGIRNPDHSRALIKEKLTADPDSEIATTSLRVSLMCPLGKMRLTVPCRALTCSHLQCFDAALYLQMNEKKPTWVCPVCDKKAPYESLIIDGLFMEILNDCSDVDEIKFQEDGTWCPMRPKKEALSVSSTCIPKIEPRQCAVVPPHREPSSTNKKADVIDLTLESSSEDEDDDEDEVEPDPPLKKRCLFMSKTEEMHAKGVLSYQPSTVCLPNVHALDTSSYLTNSLADYTVPFHHSTMSTVPTDMQSLDLFSLIQGDPQHYRAPMFLDDLTSNLQGATTSAGLVSSSSQYEPSAHLFSASSYQTGVITGGGVGSNSISDIISLD from the exons ATGAACCTCCAGCAGCCCGCCCCTCTCATCCCCCCTGTCCACCCAGACATCCAGATGAAGTCTCTGCCGTTCTACGACGTGTTGGACATCCTGGTTAAACCCTCCAGCCTGG GAGCCAGTGGTGTTCAGAGGTACAACCAAGATAAGTACTTCATCTTCGCCTTAACGCCTCAACAAGTCAGGGAGGTGTGCATCTCCAG GGACTTTTTACCAGGTGGCAGAAGAGACTATATGGTTCAGATACAGCTGAG GTTCTGTCTTTCTGAAACCAGTTGTCCCCAAGAAGACAACTACCCTAATAGTCTCTGCATTAAAGTCAATGGGAAGCTGTTCCCTCTTCCG GGTTACGCTCCTCCCCCTAAAAATGGAGTGGAACAGAAGAGACCGGGAAGACCTCTAAACATCACCTCATTGGTCAGATTGTCCTCTGCAGTACCCAATCAGATCTCTATAACGTGGGCACCTGAAATCGGAAAG ACGTACTCCGTGTTGGTGTATCTGGTGAGGCAGCTCACCTCTCCTCTACTGCTGCAGAGGCTCAGGATGAAGGGCATCAGAAATCCAGACCACTCTAGAGCACTGA TAAAGGAGAAGCTGACAGCAGACCCCGATAGTGAGATTGCTACAACCAGTCTAAGAGTGTCTCTCATGTGCCCC CTGGGTAAGATGCGTCTGACAGTGCCGTGTCGAGCTCTCACCTGTTCCCACCTGCAGTGTTTCGACGCAGCCCTCTACCTGCAGATGAATGAGAAGAAACCCACCTGGGTCTGTCCTGTCTGTGACAAAAAGGCCCCCTACGAGAGCCTGATCATCGACGG gttgTTCATGGAGATTCTGAACGACTGTTCCGACGTGGATGAGATCAAGTTTCAGGAGGACGGGACCTGGTGCCCCATGAGGCCAAAGAAAGAGGCCCTCAGTGTGTCCTCAACCTGTATCCCAAAAATAGAAC cacgTCAGTGTGCGGTGGTCCCTCCCCACAGAGAGCCCAGCTCGACCAATAAGAAGGCAGACGTGATCGACCTGACCCTAGAGAGCTCGTCAGAGGACGAGGACGACGACGAGGATGAGGTGGAGCCTGACCCGCCACTCAAGAAGCGATGCCTGTTCATGTCCAAGACAGAGGAGATGCACGCCAAGGG AGTGCTGTCCTACCAGCCATCGACGGTGTGCCTGCCAAACGTACACGCCCTGGACACATCATCCTACCTGACGAACTCGCTAGCTGACTATACAGTCCCCTTCCACCACTCCACCATGTCCACCGTCCCTACGGACATGCAGA GTCTGGATCTGTTCTCGCTGATCCAAGGTGACCCGCAGCATTACAGAGCCCCTATGTTCCTCGATGACCTGACCAGCAACCTGCAGGGTGCCACCACCAGCGCCGGCCTGGTGTCCTCTTCTAGCCAATACGAGCCCAGCGCCCACCTCTTCTCCGCCTCTTCTTACCAAACCGGGGTTATTACCGGGGGAGGGGTGGGGTCCAACAGCATCTCAGACATCATCTCATTGGACTGA
- the LOC139577322 gene encoding E3 SUMO-protein ligase PIAS2-like isoform X1 yields the protein MNLQQPAPLIPPVHPDIQMKSLPFYDVLDILVKPSSLGQCLSGASGVQRYNQDKYFIFALTPQQVREVCISRDFLPGGRRDYMVQIQLRFCLSETSCPQEDNYPNSLCIKVNGKLFPLPGYAPPPKNGVEQKRPGRPLNITSLVRLSSAVPNQISITWAPEIGKTYSVLVYLVRQLTSPLLLQRLRMKGIRNPDHSRALIKEKLTADPDSEIATTSLRVSLMCPLGKMRLTVPCRALTCSHLQCFDAALYLQMNEKKPTWVCPVCDKKAPYESLIIDGLFMEILNDCSDVDEIKFQEDGTWCPMRPKKEALSVSSTCIPKIEPRQCAVVPPHREPSSTNKKADVIDLTLESSSEDEDDDEDEVEPDPPLKKRCLFMSKTEEMHAKGVLSYQPSTVCLPNVHALDTSSYLTNSLADYTVPFHHSTMSTVPTDMQSLDLFSLIQGDPQHYRAPMFLDDLTSNLQGATTSAGLVSSSSQYEPSAHLFSASSYQTGVITGGGVGSNSISDIISLD from the exons ATGAACCTCCAGCAGCCCGCCCCTCTCATCCCCCCTGTCCACCCAGACATCCAGATGAAGTCTCTGCCGTTCTACGACGTGTTGGACATCCTGGTTAAACCCTCCAGCCTGGGTCAGTGTCTCTCTG GAGCCAGTGGTGTTCAGAGGTACAACCAAGATAAGTACTTCATCTTCGCCTTAACGCCTCAACAAGTCAGGGAGGTGTGCATCTCCAG GGACTTTTTACCAGGTGGCAGAAGAGACTATATGGTTCAGATACAGCTGAG GTTCTGTCTTTCTGAAACCAGTTGTCCCCAAGAAGACAACTACCCTAATAGTCTCTGCATTAAAGTCAATGGGAAGCTGTTCCCTCTTCCG GGTTACGCTCCTCCCCCTAAAAATGGAGTGGAACAGAAGAGACCGGGAAGACCTCTAAACATCACCTCATTGGTCAGATTGTCCTCTGCAGTACCCAATCAGATCTCTATAACGTGGGCACCTGAAATCGGAAAG ACGTACTCCGTGTTGGTGTATCTGGTGAGGCAGCTCACCTCTCCTCTACTGCTGCAGAGGCTCAGGATGAAGGGCATCAGAAATCCAGACCACTCTAGAGCACTGA TAAAGGAGAAGCTGACAGCAGACCCCGATAGTGAGATTGCTACAACCAGTCTAAGAGTGTCTCTCATGTGCCCC CTGGGTAAGATGCGTCTGACAGTGCCGTGTCGAGCTCTCACCTGTTCCCACCTGCAGTGTTTCGACGCAGCCCTCTACCTGCAGATGAATGAGAAGAAACCCACCTGGGTCTGTCCTGTCTGTGACAAAAAGGCCCCCTACGAGAGCCTGATCATCGACGG gttgTTCATGGAGATTCTGAACGACTGTTCCGACGTGGATGAGATCAAGTTTCAGGAGGACGGGACCTGGTGCCCCATGAGGCCAAAGAAAGAGGCCCTCAGTGTGTCCTCAACCTGTATCCCAAAAATAGAAC cacgTCAGTGTGCGGTGGTCCCTCCCCACAGAGAGCCCAGCTCGACCAATAAGAAGGCAGACGTGATCGACCTGACCCTAGAGAGCTCGTCAGAGGACGAGGACGACGACGAGGATGAGGTGGAGCCTGACCCGCCACTCAAGAAGCGATGCCTGTTCATGTCCAAGACAGAGGAGATGCACGCCAAGGG AGTGCTGTCCTACCAGCCATCGACGGTGTGCCTGCCAAACGTACACGCCCTGGACACATCATCCTACCTGACGAACTCGCTAGCTGACTATACAGTCCCCTTCCACCACTCCACCATGTCCACCGTCCCTACGGACATGCAGA GTCTGGATCTGTTCTCGCTGATCCAAGGTGACCCGCAGCATTACAGAGCCCCTATGTTCCTCGATGACCTGACCAGCAACCTGCAGGGTGCCACCACCAGCGCCGGCCTGGTGTCCTCTTCTAGCCAATACGAGCCCAGCGCCCACCTCTTCTCCGCCTCTTCTTACCAAACCGGGGTTATTACCGGGGGAGGGGTGGGGTCCAACAGCATCTCAGACATCATCTCATTGGACTGA